In Synechococcus sp. KORDI-100, a single window of DNA contains:
- a CDS encoding serine hydrolase produces MTRKHRGRLRWLIAIAAFNVSMVLAGSAQASVALFTPLQQQIETLRQEHDIPGASIAVIQNGRIAWARGFGLADLASGRPVTADTLFQAQSITKTLTALATVKLLAAEEIALDEPVNRYLSGWTIPENDFTKKVPVSFRMLLNHTGGLSNPYPDGCCGPGEPLPTLQQVLRGLPPATNKPLTVERIPGTSFNYCNGCYTVLQPALESISQQSFPSLMQELVFTPAGMDNTSFDNTFFLNDTSTIAIPHDVDGKPHGRAPMRHPILSTGLMWSTASDLARFNLAFTKALNSGHPLIDQQLAEQLSIPSSTAERSLGFELGNRDADAKARGGYLFHSGTGNGAVSLSIISLDGNHGAVFLINKGPNPWLTTNIPQYAFIKSSLKVINTQGNWPD; encoded by the coding sequence ATGACTCGCAAGCATCGAGGCAGGCTGAGGTGGCTGATCGCTATTGCAGCGTTCAACGTCTCGATGGTGCTGGCAGGGTCGGCGCAGGCATCGGTCGCCCTCTTCACTCCGCTTCAACAGCAGATCGAGACCCTTCGACAGGAGCACGACATTCCCGGTGCATCCATCGCCGTGATCCAAAACGGCCGGATTGCCTGGGCGCGGGGGTTTGGCCTGGCGGATCTGGCCAGCGGTCGACCGGTCACGGCCGACACCCTGTTTCAGGCCCAGTCGATCACCAAGACCCTCACAGCCCTGGCCACGGTGAAGCTCCTTGCCGCCGAGGAGATCGCTCTGGATGAACCCGTCAACCGTTACCTGTCGGGTTGGACGATCCCAGAGAACGACTTCACCAAAAAGGTGCCGGTGAGTTTCCGCATGCTGCTGAACCACACCGGCGGTTTGAGCAATCCCTACCCCGACGGCTGCTGCGGGCCTGGAGAACCACTGCCGACCCTGCAGCAGGTGTTGCGAGGTTTGCCTCCCGCGACGAACAAACCCCTCACCGTTGAACGGATTCCAGGAACAAGCTTCAACTACTGCAACGGCTGCTACACGGTGCTGCAGCCGGCCTTGGAATCCATCAGCCAGCAATCCTTCCCCAGCTTGATGCAGGAGTTGGTGTTCACACCGGCCGGCATGGACAACACCAGCTTTGACAACACCTTTTTTCTCAACGACACCAGCACGATCGCCATCCCCCATGACGTTGATGGGAAGCCCCACGGGCGAGCACCGATGCGGCATCCCATCCTCTCCACCGGTTTGATGTGGAGCACAGCAAGCGATCTGGCCCGATTCAATCTCGCCTTCACGAAAGCGCTGAACTCCGGCCACCCGCTGATCGATCAGCAGTTGGCTGAACAGTTGAGTATCCCAAGCTCCACCGCTGAACGAAGCTTGGGGTTTGAACTCGGCAACCGCGACGCAGACGCCAAAGCAAGGGGCGGTTACCTCTTCCACTCAGGAACGGGCAACGGCGCCGTCAGCCTTTCCATCATCAGTCTTGATGGCAATCACGGGGCTGTGTTCTTAATCAACAAAGGGCCAAACCCCTGGCTGACGACAAATATTCCTCAGTACGCCTTCATCAAAAGCAGCCTAAAGGTGATTAATACCCAAGGGAATTGGCCTGATTAA
- a CDS encoding Nif11-like leader peptide family natural product precursor, translating to MALDQLKAFILKMQQDDDLKQTVLAASTADDVAKIALRQGFEFSGDELLRFSGKTVGQVTVVKPDHPGEYH from the coding sequence ATGGCTCTCGATCAGCTCAAGGCGTTCATCCTGAAAATGCAACAGGACGATGACCTCAAGCAAACCGTCTTGGCGGCATCAACGGCTGATGATGTTGCCAAGATTGCGTTGAGACAGGGTTTCGAGTTCAGCGGCGACGAACTGTTGAGATTCAGTGGGAAGACAGTGGGCCAGGTCACTGTGGTGAAACCCGATCATCCGGGTGAATATCACTGA
- a CDS encoding lipopolysaccharide assembly protein LapB: MPGRRLATITLLAAGAGLLASLPLWMPTATGKSQGTDGDSRVIELIREGRKKDLGDSERRELLERLLASGRQRDSQRFLEASAEAPWSRQQRLLLIDLQRRNGDLKAASEGMKRLQRLHPSHPDVLSQQGLLTLKTASPEAALNVMEQRLKAASADQRINLGLLLADAQLRSGKKAAAVATYQDLAKTNQQDTRSLIAHALLAQEMGDHKTLMGLLNEARRREELAGRPTDRIEELAASWGVSAARLRVLEPKQGPSQTP; the protein is encoded by the coding sequence ATGCCAGGACGACGGTTGGCCACGATCACCCTTCTGGCAGCAGGAGCCGGGCTCCTGGCATCACTGCCCTTGTGGATGCCAACCGCGACGGGAAAGAGCCAGGGAACCGACGGCGATTCAAGGGTCATCGAACTCATCCGTGAGGGACGCAAGAAAGATCTTGGTGATTCAGAGCGCCGGGAACTGCTCGAACGCCTGTTGGCATCGGGCCGGCAACGGGACTCCCAACGGTTTCTGGAAGCCTCAGCCGAAGCGCCATGGTCACGTCAGCAGCGTCTGCTGCTGATCGATTTGCAGCGTCGTAACGGTGATCTCAAGGCCGCATCTGAGGGGATGAAGCGACTGCAGCGGCTTCATCCATCCCACCCTGACGTGCTCAGCCAGCAGGGTCTGTTGACCCTCAAGACCGCTTCCCCTGAAGCGGCGCTGAACGTGATGGAACAACGCCTGAAGGCCGCCAGCGCCGATCAACGCATCAACCTTGGTTTGCTTCTGGCTGATGCGCAGCTCAGAAGCGGAAAGAAGGCCGCCGCGGTGGCGACGTATCAGGACCTCGCCAAAACCAATCAACAGGACACACGTTCTTTGATTGCCCACGCTCTCCTTGCACAGGAGATGGGAGATCACAAGACGCTGATGGGATTGCTGAACGAGGCCCGACGGCGGGAGGAGCTGGCTGGCCGACCGACGGATCGCATTGAAGAACTGGCAGCCAGCTGGGGGGTATCCGCCGCCCGACTCAGGGTGCTGGAGCCGAAACAGGGGCCATCTCAAACGCCTTGA
- a CDS encoding MAPEG family protein has product MSLLQLFTATDAAPFSWSLVLSGGTVIASIIPLGAARSAANFEMKDMAAPRAMFERFPAWGKRASWAHQNSFEAFTLQAPAALLALIAAQQTGPLPAMAVVAAFAHPVLRLAYIAAYVGNVPPARGLCWATGLLCSGILYSEGLKALLGS; this is encoded by the coding sequence ATGTCGCTGTTGCAGCTGTTCACAGCCACGGATGCCGCCCCTTTCTCCTGGTCCCTGGTGTTGTCTGGCGGAACAGTGATCGCCAGCATCATTCCCCTCGGCGCCGCACGCTCGGCTGCCAACTTCGAAATGAAGGACATGGCGGCACCCCGCGCGATGTTCGAACGCTTTCCAGCCTGGGGCAAACGGGCCAGCTGGGCTCACCAGAACAGCTTCGAGGCCTTCACCCTGCAGGCTCCAGCGGCATTACTGGCTCTGATCGCTGCGCAGCAAACCGGTCCGTTGCCCGCCATGGCCGTTGTCGCAGCCTTCGCCCATCCTGTGCTGCGGCTTGCCTATATCGCCGCCTACGTCGGCAATGTGCCTCCAGCTCGTGGGCTGTGCTGGGCCACAGGGCTTCTTTGCAGCGGCATTTTGTATTCAGAAGGCCTGAAAGCGCTGCTTGGCAGCTGA
- a CDS encoding YajQ family cyclic di-GMP-binding protein has translation MASNTYSFDVVSDFDRQELVNTLDQVRREVGNRYDLKDSNTELDLEETELSITTASDMTLQAVEDVLRTKATKRNLSLKIFDFQDPESVGGNRVKQVVKLRKGLSQEIAKKLSKLVRDELKKVTVSIQGESVRITGKSKDDLQAAIQLVKSKEDELDVPLQFENYR, from the coding sequence GTGGCTTCCAATACCTATTCTTTTGATGTGGTCTCCGATTTCGACCGGCAGGAGCTCGTCAATACCCTTGATCAGGTGCGTCGAGAAGTTGGCAATCGATATGACCTCAAGGATTCCAACACTGAGTTGGACCTGGAAGAAACCGAGCTTTCGATCACCACGGCAAGCGATATGACCCTTCAGGCTGTGGAGGATGTATTGAGAACCAAGGCCACGAAGCGCAATCTGTCGTTGAAGATCTTTGATTTTCAAGATCCCGAAAGCGTTGGCGGCAACCGGGTGAAGCAGGTTGTGAAGTTGCGCAAGGGGCTCAGTCAGGAGATTGCCAAGAAGCTCAGCAAATTGGTTCGGGATGAGCTGAAGAAAGTCACCGTGTCAATCCAAGGCGAAAGTGTACGGATCACTGGCAAGAGCAAGGATGATCTCCAGGCTGCAATTCAACTGGTGAAAAGCAAGGAAGATGAATTGGATGTGCCATTGCAGTTTGAAAATTACCGCTAA
- the hemL gene encoding glutamate-1-semialdehyde 2,1-aminomutase, whose amino-acid sequence MTSPALNTSRSEAIFSAAQALMPGGVSSPVRAFKSVGGQPIVFDRVKGPYAWDVDGNKYVDYIGSWGPAICGHAHPEVTSALQEAIEKGTSFGAPCGLENTLAEMVIDAVPSVEMVRFVNSGTEACMAVLRLMRAFTGRDKVIKFEGCYHGHADMFLVKAGSGVATLGLPDSPGVPRSTTSNTLTAPYNDLESVKQLFAENPGAIAGVILEPIVGNAGFITPEPGFLEGLRELTKENGALLVFDEVMTGFRISYGGAQAHFGVTPDLTTMGKVIGGGLPVGAYGGRREIMEMVAPAGPMYQAGTLSGNPLAMTAGIKTLELLKQPGTYEKLAATTETLINGILEIGREAGLPITGGSVSAMFGFFLCEGPVRNFEEAKSTDAERFGRLHRAMLERGVYLAPSAFEAGFTSLAHSEADIETTLNAFRESFAAIA is encoded by the coding sequence GTGACAAGTCCCGCGTTGAACACCAGCCGCTCTGAGGCCATCTTCAGTGCCGCCCAGGCCCTGATGCCCGGTGGAGTGAGCTCTCCAGTGCGGGCATTCAAGTCGGTTGGTGGTCAGCCGATCGTGTTCGATCGAGTCAAGGGGCCCTACGCCTGGGACGTCGATGGAAACAAATACGTCGATTACATCGGCAGCTGGGGACCGGCCATCTGCGGCCATGCCCACCCGGAGGTGACCAGCGCTCTTCAGGAAGCGATCGAGAAAGGCACCAGCTTCGGAGCACCCTGCGGCCTCGAGAACACCCTGGCCGAAATGGTGATTGATGCCGTTCCCAGTGTGGAGATGGTGCGTTTCGTCAACAGCGGAACCGAAGCCTGCATGGCGGTGCTGCGCCTGATGCGCGCGTTCACAGGGCGCGACAAGGTGATCAAGTTCGAAGGCTGTTATCACGGCCATGCCGACATGTTCCTGGTGAAGGCGGGGTCCGGTGTGGCAACCCTCGGGCTGCCGGACTCCCCCGGCGTCCCCCGCAGCACCACCTCCAACACGCTGACGGCCCCTTACAACGACCTCGAGTCGGTGAAGCAGCTGTTCGCCGAAAACCCTGGAGCGATCGCCGGCGTCATCCTGGAGCCCATCGTCGGCAATGCGGGCTTCATCACGCCGGAGCCAGGCTTCCTGGAAGGGCTGCGCGAGCTCACCAAAGAAAACGGCGCCCTGCTGGTCTTCGACGAAGTGATGACCGGCTTCAGGATCAGTTACGGCGGAGCACAGGCCCATTTCGGCGTCACCCCTGATCTCACCACCATGGGCAAGGTGATCGGAGGCGGGCTGCCGGTCGGCGCCTATGGAGGCCGCCGGGAGATCATGGAGATGGTCGCCCCCGCAGGGCCGATGTACCAGGCGGGGACGTTGAGCGGGAATCCCCTGGCGATGACCGCCGGAATCAAGACACTGGAGCTGCTGAAGCAACCCGGCACCTACGAAAAGCTGGCTGCCACCACCGAAACGCTGATCAACGGCATTCTCGAGATCGGTCGCGAAGCCGGGCTCCCCATCACGGGCGGCAGCGTGAGCGCCATGTTCGGCTTCTTCCTTTGCGAAGGACCTGTCCGCAACTTCGAGGAAGCCAAGTCCACCGATGCCGAGCGATTCGGCAGGCTTCACCGCGCCATGCTGGAGAGAGGCGTGTATCTCGCTCCCAGCGCGTTTGAGGCTGGCTTCACCTCCCTGGCCCATTCGGAGGCAGACATCGAAACAACGCTGAACGCCTTCCGCGAAAGCTTCGCTGCCATCGCCTGA
- a CDS encoding DNA recombination-mediator protein A encodes MGQSLDLPALDRVDTLAQELALLQDKGQRRIAILGSRHVPVVAIHLIELVARSLVQEGHSLITSGSQGVNAAVIRGVLEVDPSKLTVLLPQSLDRQPCEIRDLLERVLHLIDKPEQDDLPLPMASSLCNQEIINRCDQLICLAFHDSETLLASARTAEDMGKVVSLLYFD; translated from the coding sequence TTGGGTCAGTCTCTGGATCTCCCAGCCCTTGATCGGGTCGATACGCTCGCGCAAGAGCTGGCCTTGCTGCAGGACAAGGGACAGCGGCGGATCGCGATTCTTGGTAGCCGTCACGTCCCGGTGGTGGCGATTCATCTGATTGAGCTGGTGGCCCGCTCCCTGGTGCAGGAAGGCCACTCCCTGATCACATCGGGTTCGCAGGGCGTGAATGCCGCCGTGATCCGTGGCGTGCTTGAGGTGGACCCCTCCAAGCTCACAGTGTTGCTTCCCCAGAGCCTCGATCGCCAACCGTGTGAGATCAGAGACCTGCTTGAAAGGGTGCTTCACCTGATTGATAAACCAGAACAGGATGATCTGCCGTTGCCGATGGCCAGCAGCCTCTGCAATCAGGAGATCATCAACCGTTGCGATCAGTTGATCTGCCTTGCGTTTCACGACAGTGAAACGTTGCTAGCGAGTGCGCGAACAGCGGAAGATATGGGCAAGGTGGTGAGTTTGTTGTATTTCGACTGA
- a CDS encoding nucleoside 2-deoxyribosyltransferase: protein MARSTIYLASPYGFSEQWKRLLLPEFIAALEGLGLEVWEPFVRNGQVDLSQPGWACEVAKRDLQDVRDADALLAIVNGTPPDEGVMVELGAAIALGKPTFLFRDDFRRCTDSEQYPLNLMLFAGLPSEGWQDFFYDSIESLSDPRKALALWAKG, encoded by the coding sequence ATGGCACGGTCAACGATCTATCTCGCCTCGCCTTACGGATTCTCGGAGCAGTGGAAACGCTTGCTGCTGCCCGAGTTCATCGCTGCACTTGAGGGTCTGGGGCTTGAGGTGTGGGAACCATTCGTTCGCAATGGCCAGGTGGATCTGTCCCAGCCCGGATGGGCCTGCGAGGTGGCCAAACGCGACCTGCAGGACGTTCGCGACGCCGATGCTCTTCTCGCCATCGTGAACGGGACGCCGCCGGATGAAGGGGTGATGGTGGAGCTCGGCGCGGCGATCGCCCTGGGCAAACCCACCTTCCTGTTTCGCGACGACTTCCGGCGCTGCACCGATTCGGAGCAGTATCCGCTGAACCTGATGCTGTTCGCCGGTCTGCCGTCCGAGGGCTGGCAGGACTTCTTTTACGACAGCATCGAATCCCTGTCGGATCCCAGAAAAGCTCTCGCCCTCTGGGCCAAGGGCTAG
- the larC gene encoding nickel pincer cofactor biosynthesis protein LarC has protein sequence MELHVDCPTGLAGDMLLAGLIDLGVPLEVIERPLIALGLDGRYRLDALEARSGGLRGRRVVVQGLEPDPPARHWAEIRRQIQDADLDRELQTQVLRVFGALADAEAAVHGCEAEAVHFHEVGAIDALVDVVGVCAAVRHLQPAIVSCTPPPMGHGSVPTAHGVLPVPAPAVMELARRHAVPLKHSEGFPPGELTTPTGLAMMATLAERFAPPSTFVPLAVGVGLGHRDLDRPNLLRISRLQVDAEVPSGLRWQPLVVQEAWIDDASPEDLAWLLTRLREAGALDAAVVPLQMKKGRAAHAVTALVSPEKAESLRQVWLATGSSLGLRERQQGRWVLPRRSGTLKTPWGTLRAKQMRRPDGRCSVKPEADDLQRLSRTSGCSIEELRLAAASVPFETEESWDW, from the coding sequence GTGGAACTGCACGTTGATTGTCCGACCGGTCTCGCTGGGGACATGCTGCTGGCTGGTCTCATCGATCTCGGGGTGCCCCTGGAGGTGATCGAGCGCCCCTTGATTGCCCTCGGTCTCGACGGTCGCTACCGGCTTGATGCTCTCGAGGCGCGCAGTGGTGGCCTGCGGGGACGGCGCGTCGTCGTCCAGGGCCTGGAGCCGGATCCGCCGGCAAGGCACTGGGCTGAAATCCGCCGTCAGATTCAGGACGCGGACCTGGATCGGGAGCTGCAGACGCAGGTGCTGAGGGTGTTTGGTGCCCTGGCCGATGCCGAGGCTGCCGTTCATGGCTGTGAGGCTGAAGCCGTGCATTTTCATGAAGTCGGCGCCATCGATGCCCTGGTGGATGTGGTCGGCGTCTGCGCTGCCGTGCGCCATCTTCAGCCGGCCATCGTGAGCTGCACCCCGCCACCGATGGGGCATGGATCCGTGCCGACAGCCCACGGTGTCTTGCCGGTTCCTGCTCCCGCCGTAATGGAACTAGCCCGCCGTCATGCTGTTCCGCTCAAGCATTCGGAAGGATTCCCCCCTGGAGAGCTGACAACGCCCACCGGTCTGGCAATGATGGCGACCTTGGCTGAGCGGTTCGCCCCTCCCTCGACCTTTGTTCCCCTTGCGGTTGGCGTGGGCCTCGGACATCGCGACCTCGATCGTCCCAACCTGCTGCGAATCTCTCGTTTGCAGGTTGATGCGGAGGTGCCATCCGGGTTGCGGTGGCAACCACTCGTGGTTCAGGAAGCCTGGATCGATGACGCATCCCCGGAGGATCTGGCCTGGTTGCTCACACGGTTAAGAGAAGCTGGTGCGTTGGATGCCGCGGTTGTTCCTCTGCAGATGAAGAAGGGACGGGCCGCCCACGCGGTGACAGCGTTGGTCAGCCCCGAGAAGGCGGAATCGCTTCGCCAGGTCTGGCTGGCGACAGGATCCAGTCTTGGCCTGCGCGAACGGCAGCAGGGGCGCTGGGTCTTGCCACGCCGGTCTGGAACACTCAAAACGCCCTGGGGAACCCTGCGCGCCAAGCAGATGCGTCGACCCGATGGCCGCTGCAGTGTGAAACCAGAAGCGGATGATCTTCAACGCCTGAGCCGAACGAGTGGATGTTCCATCGAGGAGTTGCGTTTGGCCGCTGCGTCCGTGCCCTTTGAAACCGAGGAGTCGTGGGACTGGTGA
- the xth gene encoding exodeoxyribonuclease III — MRIASWNVNSVRTRLEHVLAWLASEQPDLLCLQETKVDDPVFPLKRFEELGWHVSVHGQKAYNGVALVSRTPLEDVRCGFQAELPDDAEAKRLGEQKRVISACLDGVRVLNLYVPNGSSVGSEKYRYKLDWLSCLQRSLAAIAERDEPLCVVGDFNIAPEARDIHDPERLTGGIMATDAEREALDLAMNGRLHDVFRLFESETGHWSWWDYRTGAWDRDQGWRIDHIYLCDELLNRARSCSIHKDERGRNQPSDHAPVSVDLDWPPAEEDLDDDPLF; from the coding sequence ATGCGGATTGCCTCGTGGAATGTGAATTCGGTGCGGACCCGACTGGAGCATGTCCTGGCCTGGCTGGCATCCGAGCAACCCGATCTGCTCTGCCTGCAGGAAACCAAGGTGGACGATCCGGTCTTTCCGCTGAAACGGTTCGAGGAACTCGGTTGGCATGTCAGCGTTCATGGACAGAAGGCCTACAACGGTGTGGCCCTTGTGAGCCGGACACCGCTGGAGGATGTGCGCTGTGGCTTCCAGGCTGAGTTGCCGGACGATGCGGAAGCCAAGCGACTGGGAGAGCAGAAGCGCGTGATCAGCGCATGCCTCGATGGCGTGAGAGTTCTCAATCTGTATGTCCCCAACGGATCCTCCGTGGGGTCGGAGAAGTACCGCTACAAGCTCGATTGGCTCAGCTGTCTGCAGCGTTCATTGGCGGCGATCGCCGAACGGGATGAGCCGCTCTGTGTGGTGGGGGATTTCAACATCGCACCCGAGGCCAGAGACATCCATGACCCCGAGCGTCTGACAGGGGGGATCATGGCCACGGACGCCGAACGCGAGGCTCTCGACCTGGCCATGAATGGCCGGCTTCACGACGTCTTCCGGCTGTTCGAGTCCGAGACAGGCCACTGGAGCTGGTGGGACTACCGCACTGGGGCCTGGGATCGCGATCAGGGCTGGCGGATCGACCATATCTACCTGTGCGACGAGTTACTGAACCGGGCTCGCAGTTGCTCGATCCACAAGGATGAACGGGGCAGGAACCAGCCGAGCGACCATGCCCCGGTGAGCGTTGACCTGGACTGGCCCCCTGCCGAAGAAGACCTGGACGACGACCCATTGTTTTGA
- a CDS encoding phosphoribosyltransferase, with protein MRELTWQQFDGVVSAFAERFQGRRFPGVYGVPRGGLCLAVALSHALELPLLMAPESGCLIVDEVFETGQTLAALRQQWPDAAFAVWVSKSPPTWWEAVDVTNSQEWLVFPWENLQRARADEQRFRASRGLD; from the coding sequence ATGCGGGAGCTCACCTGGCAGCAGTTTGATGGTGTCGTCTCCGCCTTCGCAGAACGATTTCAAGGTCGCCGCTTTCCTGGCGTCTACGGCGTTCCCCGTGGCGGATTGTGCCTCGCTGTGGCCCTTAGCCATGCCCTGGAGTTGCCCCTGCTGATGGCTCCGGAATCCGGTTGTCTGATCGTTGATGAGGTGTTCGAAACGGGGCAGACCCTCGCGGCCCTGCGTCAGCAGTGGCCCGATGCAGCCTTTGCTGTTTGGGTCAGCAAGAGCCCCCCAACCTGGTGGGAGGCTGTTGACGTCACCAACAGTCAGGAGTGGCTGGTGTTTCCCTGGGAAAACCTTCAGAGAGCCCGTGCCGATGAACAGCGGTTTCGAGCCTCTCGCGGGCTGGACTGA
- a CDS encoding cytidine deaminase translates to MSSAEPLLPMARRAALKAHAPYSRFRVGAAVRCSNGEIVEGCNVENASYGLSICAERVALFNAVARGLRPEELALSCLDAPADGPAGLRMPCGACRQVMQELLPAQATIHIDGVGSRRLAELLPDAFSLVEEDNCQ, encoded by the coding sequence ATGAGCAGCGCTGAGCCCCTTCTCCCAATGGCAAGGCGCGCAGCCTTGAAAGCCCATGCTCCCTACTCGCGGTTTCGGGTGGGCGCCGCCGTTCGTTGCTCCAACGGAGAGATCGTCGAGGGATGCAACGTTGAGAATGCCAGCTATGGGCTGAGCATCTGCGCTGAACGCGTCGCCTTGTTCAACGCTGTCGCCCGTGGTCTGCGACCCGAGGAACTGGCTTTGAGCTGCCTTGACGCTCCTGCCGATGGTCCCGCTGGGCTGCGCATGCCCTGCGGGGCCTGCCGCCAGGTGATGCAGGAACTCCTGCCTGCTCAGGCGACAATTCACATCGACGGGGTTGGTTCACGCCGTTTGGCCGAGTTGCTACCAGATGCGTTTTCGCTAGTTGAAGAAGACAATTGTCAATAA
- a CDS encoding FAD-linked oxidase C-terminal domain-containing protein, with product MSHDWSALERDLRRQLPVKSVLSRRQELFSYDCDGLTLERHCPPLAVLPETTEQVAVALRLCHQHNVPFVARGSGTGLSGGALVDEQALLVVTSRMRRVLQVDLDNHCVTVQPGVINSWVTRAVAGEGFYYAPDPSSQVVCSIGGNVAENSGGVHCLKYGVTSNHVLGLEVVLPDGTVTTLAGSLAEVPELDLRGAFIGSEGTLGIATAITLRLLRAPDCVNVLLADFSTMEAAGEAVRAVTAAGLLPSGMEIMDNVTINAVNDFFGYDEYPRDAAAVLLIELDGQKEEVQASAVQAERLCQVAGARGLRRAEDPTECAVLWKGRKSAFSAVGKITPTYYVQDGVVPRSSLPAVLTAIERLSREHGLPVANVFHAGDGNLHPLILYSASEPKVESRVKALGAAILQECLAVGGSISGEHGIGADKRCYLDWMFAPDDLETMALLRRAFDPDQRANPGKVLPTPKTCGESARRSVTLPSGVDLF from the coding sequence GTGTCCCACGACTGGTCAGCTCTGGAAAGGGATTTGCGCCGCCAGCTACCTGTCAAATCGGTACTCTCGAGGCGCCAGGAGTTGTTCAGTTACGACTGTGACGGATTGACCCTGGAGCGTCATTGCCCGCCTCTGGCGGTGTTGCCGGAGACAACGGAGCAGGTGGCGGTCGCCCTTCGTCTCTGCCACCAGCACAACGTGCCGTTCGTGGCGCGCGGCAGTGGCACCGGCCTGTCGGGAGGGGCGCTGGTCGATGAGCAGGCGCTGTTGGTGGTCACCAGTCGGATGCGTCGGGTGTTGCAGGTCGATCTGGACAACCACTGCGTCACGGTGCAGCCAGGCGTGATCAACAGCTGGGTGACCCGTGCCGTCGCCGGTGAGGGGTTTTATTACGCCCCGGATCCGTCCAGTCAGGTGGTCTGCAGCATCGGCGGCAACGTCGCCGAGAACTCCGGTGGCGTGCACTGCCTGAAATACGGGGTTACCAGCAACCACGTGCTGGGCCTTGAAGTGGTTCTGCCCGATGGAACCGTCACGACCCTGGCAGGCTCCCTTGCGGAAGTTCCGGAACTGGACCTGCGCGGGGCGTTCATCGGCAGCGAAGGAACGCTTGGGATCGCCACGGCGATCACGCTTCGACTTCTCAGAGCCCCGGACTGCGTGAATGTTCTTCTGGCCGATTTCTCCACGATGGAGGCCGCCGGTGAAGCGGTGCGGGCGGTGACGGCTGCCGGTCTCCTGCCCTCCGGTATGGAGATCATGGACAACGTGACCATCAACGCGGTCAACGATTTCTTCGGGTACGACGAATACCCGCGCGATGCGGCAGCGGTTCTTCTGATCGAGCTGGATGGCCAGAAGGAGGAAGTCCAGGCTTCAGCGGTTCAGGCTGAGCGCTTGTGCCAGGTGGCCGGGGCCAGGGGGCTGCGCAGAGCGGAGGATCCCACCGAATGCGCGGTCCTCTGGAAAGGACGCAAGTCCGCCTTCTCCGCCGTCGGAAAGATCACGCCCACGTACTACGTGCAGGACGGCGTGGTGCCGAGAAGCAGTCTCCCAGCCGTTCTAACGGCCATTGAGCGGCTCAGCCGCGAACACGGGCTGCCTGTGGCGAATGTGTTCCACGCCGGCGACGGCAATCTCCACCCCCTGATTCTTTATTCGGCGTCGGAGCCGAAGGTGGAAAGCCGCGTCAAGGCGCTCGGAGCAGCGATTCTTCAGGAGTGTCTGGCCGTTGGTGGCAGCATCAGCGGAGAGCACGGCATCGGGGCTGATAAACGCTGTTATCTCGATTGGATGTTTGCCCCCGACGATCTTGAAACCATGGCCTTGCTGCGCCGTGCTTTCGACCCGGATCAGCGGGCGAATCCCGGCAAGGTGCTGCCGACACCGAAAACCTGTGGAGAATCAGCCAGGCGATCGGTGACCCTGCCCAGCGGTGTGGATCTGTTCTGA